From the genome of Streptacidiphilus rugosus AM-16, one region includes:
- a CDS encoding RICIN domain-containing protein, with protein MYGTKATTTRRTVATAVAALALAGGTALGAANTATAATTHATPHIASAQASMPAGGLTAGQLADGAHTELLRGATSAVTPSAVLQGVVVIDSLYTVTHGQCLDADATNGGNGTRVQAWACNGSTQQEWYSYSDGSLESVRFPGMCLDADTNGAGNNGTKVQLWQCNGSTQQDWFFRSGDLAMYNLRFNNNLNTVLDRNATIPGNGAPAQLWQKNFQSQQWWKPVLA; from the coding sequence TTGTACGGAACGAAGGCAACCACGACGCGCCGCACCGTCGCCACGGCGGTCGCAGCGCTCGCGCTCGCCGGCGGCACGGCCCTCGGCGCCGCGAACACCGCGACCGCCGCCACCACCCACGCCACGCCGCACATCGCCTCGGCGCAGGCGTCCATGCCCGCGGGCGGGCTCACGGCGGGTCAGCTGGCCGACGGCGCCCACACCGAGCTCCTCCGCGGCGCGACGAGCGCCGTGACGCCGTCGGCGGTGCTCCAGGGCGTCGTCGTGATCGACAGCCTCTACACGGTGACGCACGGGCAGTGCCTCGACGCGGACGCCACCAACGGCGGCAACGGCACCAGGGTCCAGGCCTGGGCCTGCAACGGCTCCACGCAGCAGGAGTGGTACTCCTACAGCGACGGCAGCCTCGAGAGCGTCAGGTTCCCGGGAATGTGCCTGGACGCGGACACCAACGGCGCCGGCAACAACGGCACCAAGGTCCAGCTGTGGCAGTGCAACGGCTCCACGCAGCAGGACTGGTTCTTCCGCTCCGGCGACCTCGCCATGTACAACCTGCGGTTCAACAACAACCTCAACACCGTGCTGGACCGCAACGCCACCATCCCCGGCAACGGAGCACCGGCGCAGCTGTGGCAGAAGAACTTCCAGTCCCAGCAGTGGTGGAAGCCCGTCCTCGCCTGA